A region from the Bdellovibrio bacteriovorus genome encodes:
- a CDS encoding FMN-binding glutamate synthase family protein — translation MRKEFYIALVVVCALNVLFYFYWTIGLLSLFFFVPFFALGIRDIRQTRHAIKSNFPVFGHFRYLLESIRPEINQYFIESNTDGRPFSREQRSVVYQRAKKVLDTVPFGTQHDVYKQGYEFVTHSMYPKHVSEKDLRIMVGGEKCKQPYSLSLLNISAMSFGSLSTNAILSLNGGAKDGDFAHNTGEGGISPYHLEMGGDLIWQIGTGYFGCRTHDGVFDPELFKKNSRHPHVKMIEIKLSQGAKPGHGGILSGKKVTQEIANIRNVPLGKDVISPPGHSAFHDAAEMLTFIETLRELSGGKPVGIKLCLGHRREFEELVSLMAKKNSYPDFIAVDGAEGGTGAAPLEFSNYMGMPGIDALVIVVDTLKKFGVRDKVKVLATGKITTAFDIVKLLCIGADATYAARSMLLALGCIQALRCNNNKCPTGVATQDPNLVKGLHVPTKRERVKNFHGETLGTVAHIIGAMGFSRHQDLSRADLYKRIDENHIKTYQDLYPEPTPLNSSHGEEAREISLKPETV, via the coding sequence ATGAGAAAAGAGTTTTACATCGCCCTTGTGGTCGTGTGTGCGTTGAACGTTTTATTTTATTTCTATTGGACGATCGGGTTGTTATCTCTCTTCTTTTTCGTTCCCTTTTTCGCCTTGGGTATTCGCGATATTCGTCAAACTCGTCATGCGATCAAGTCAAACTTTCCGGTCTTTGGGCATTTTCGTTATCTTTTGGAATCGATTCGCCCCGAGATCAATCAGTACTTTATCGAGTCAAATACAGACGGCCGCCCGTTCAGTCGTGAACAACGTTCGGTGGTTTATCAGCGCGCCAAAAAAGTTTTAGACACTGTTCCGTTTGGAACTCAGCACGATGTTTATAAACAAGGTTATGAGTTTGTGACTCACTCCATGTATCCCAAACATGTCAGTGAAAAAGATCTGCGCATCATGGTGGGCGGAGAAAAATGTAAACAGCCTTACTCATTATCTTTACTAAATATCTCTGCAATGAGCTTTGGTTCTCTTTCGACGAACGCGATTCTATCTTTGAATGGCGGCGCTAAAGATGGCGACTTCGCTCATAACACGGGGGAAGGTGGTATTTCTCCGTATCACTTAGAAATGGGTGGAGATCTCATTTGGCAAATTGGAACAGGTTATTTCGGTTGCCGCACTCATGACGGCGTTTTTGATCCCGAGCTTTTCAAAAAGAATTCGCGACACCCTCATGTGAAGATGATTGAGATTAAGCTCTCTCAGGGTGCTAAGCCGGGGCATGGCGGGATCTTATCGGGAAAGAAAGTCACGCAAGAGATCGCAAATATTCGTAACGTTCCTTTAGGGAAAGACGTGATTTCTCCTCCGGGACATAGTGCTTTCCACGATGCCGCAGAGATGTTGACCTTCATTGAAACCTTGCGCGAACTTTCCGGCGGAAAACCCGTCGGTATTAAACTATGCTTAGGGCATCGCAGAGAATTTGAAGAGCTGGTGTCGCTAATGGCGAAAAAGAATTCTTATCCTGACTTCATCGCCGTTGACGGAGCTGAAGGTGGGACGGGTGCTGCGCCTTTGGAATTTTCAAACTACATGGGTATGCCCGGCATCGACGCTTTGGTGATTGTCGTAGATACTCTTAAAAAATTTGGCGTGCGCGATAAAGTAAAAGTATTGGCGACAGGAAAAATCACGACGGCGTTTGATATCGTGAAGCTTCTTTGTATTGGTGCTGATGCCACTTATGCGGCTCGCTCGATGTTGTTGGCCTTGGGTTGTATTCAGGCCCTTCGCTGCAACAACAACAAATGCCCGACGGGAGTAGCAACACAAGATCCAAATTTGGTAAAAGGTCTTCACGTTCCCACGAAGCGCGAACGTGTTAAGAATTTCCACGGCGAAACCCTGGGAACAGTGGCGCATATTATCGGCGCGATGGGATTCTCAAGACATCAAGATCTCAGCCGCGCGGACTTGTACAAGCGCATCGATGAGAATCACATTAAAACCTATCAGGATCTTTACCCTGAACCGACGCCCCTGAACTCGAGTCACGGTGAGGAAGCCAGAGAGATAAGTCTTAAGCCGGAAACTGTTTAA
- a CDS encoding cytochrome c biogenesis protein CcdA yields the protein MTFTWLGLFAAGLGTFISPCVLPMVPVVAANYIMTEGTSKFARVRATLLFSLGFLLTFTLMGMSLPFVTDFLGESKVYLLIISGIIILLYGLKMSGLVLKNSDDSKAFSWMSRSAYLPDIKKYFPKSLHGFIFGATFGLAWTPCVGPILGGVLAYVATKDRTLWESALMMLTFGSGVVAPFVALAFGGEVVSEKLKAIRKYLPKIEEATGYGLMILGVFILTQSNLPAVFEKETAVTEVEFVSSTGEKLTLNDSKLAPHKLLFFHTDTCPVCHAMESYLPAVEAECNSKNVQIVRVNVGKAENQKIADLFNVRAVPTVSLISPEGKELAHSVGYQSETKLRQGLDMIPHTTCMKKHKVPPAVTPPSEFNEGQSCDDSGNGLTC from the coding sequence ATGACATTCACATGGTTAGGTCTCTTTGCTGCAGGATTAGGTACTTTTATATCACCGTGTGTATTGCCTATGGTTCCTGTTGTGGCAGCGAACTATATTATGACCGAAGGCACATCGAAGTTTGCACGAGTTCGTGCGACATTGCTTTTCTCTCTAGGTTTTCTTTTGACCTTTACTTTGATGGGAATGAGCCTTCCTTTCGTCACCGATTTCTTGGGCGAATCAAAGGTTTATCTTCTGATAATCTCAGGAATTATCATCCTACTTTACGGCCTTAAAATGTCGGGACTTGTTTTAAAGAATAGTGATGACTCTAAGGCTTTTTCTTGGATGTCACGATCCGCTTATTTGCCAGATATTAAAAAGTATTTTCCAAAGTCACTTCATGGGTTCATATTTGGCGCGACCTTTGGATTAGCTTGGACACCGTGTGTAGGACCAATCCTTGGTGGCGTCTTGGCTTATGTGGCAACAAAGGATCGCACGCTGTGGGAGAGTGCTTTGATGATGCTAACTTTTGGATCCGGAGTCGTAGCGCCTTTTGTAGCTTTGGCTTTCGGGGGCGAAGTTGTGTCTGAAAAGCTTAAAGCTATCCGCAAATATCTTCCAAAAATTGAAGAAGCGACGGGGTACGGCTTAATGATCTTGGGTGTTTTTATACTAACCCAAAGCAATCTTCCTGCTGTTTTTGAAAAGGAAACCGCGGTGACTGAAGTTGAGTTCGTGAGTTCAACGGGCGAAAAACTAACTTTAAACGATTCTAAACTTGCCCCGCACAAGTTGCTGTTCTTCCATACGGATACGTGCCCCGTTTGTCACGCAATGGAGTCCTATCTTCCAGCGGTCGAAGCAGAATGTAACTCCAAGAATGTACAAATTGTTCGGGTGAATGTAGGGAAAGCTGAAAATCAGAAAATCGCGGATCTCTTCAACGTACGTGCGGTGCCCACTGTGAGTTTGATATCACCTGAAGGTAAAGAACTGGCTCACTCGGTGGGATACCAAAGTGAAACCAAACTTCGCCAAGGATTAGATATGATTCCGCATACGACTTGCATGAAGAAGCATAAAGTTCCGCCTGCGGTGACTCCGCCAAGTGAGTTCAATGAAGGACAAAGTTGTGACGATAGTGGGAATGGACTTACGTGCTAG
- a CDS encoding extracellular solute-binding protein — protein MSKLIVGVLLSLIASVSFAKTDKLVVYSSYDGARLGPIFAPFTQATGIQVEVVNAGSTDLVNRLAAEGANTPADLYLDKDIVYLGQADSKGLLQAFNAPYVTQNIPAHLIDANNRWFLIFYRARVIMYNTNKVNPADLSTYEDLADSKWEGHLCLRTSNNSYNEALGASFVHHLGEDRTEKIFAGWVNNLALDPIKGDTDLIHAIASGTCSVGIANTYYLAPLVRDNPSFPVKPFFSNQKDVGAHINGVGIGITKASKNLKEANMLLEYLASKKVQEVVANGFSQYPSNRTAEIAPTLINFGAFVEDTTNVGTIAEKAPKAKELMNKVGYK, from the coding sequence ATGTCAAAATTGATTGTTGGCGTTCTTTTGTCCCTAATTGCAAGTGTCAGCTTCGCTAAAACTGATAAATTGGTCGTTTACTCTTCTTACGACGGTGCTCGTTTGGGACCTATCTTTGCTCCCTTCACTCAAGCTACTGGTATCCAAGTGGAAGTGGTAAATGCTGGTTCAACGGATCTTGTAAATCGTCTTGCCGCTGAAGGCGCGAACACACCAGCGGACTTATATCTTGATAAAGACATCGTTTACCTAGGACAAGCGGACAGCAAAGGTCTTTTGCAAGCTTTCAATGCTCCGTATGTTACGCAAAACATCCCTGCTCACTTGATTGATGCGAACAACAGATGGTTTTTGATTTTCTATCGCGCCCGCGTGATCATGTACAACACGAACAAAGTAAACCCAGCAGACTTGTCAACGTATGAAGACTTGGCTGATTCTAAATGGGAAGGGCACCTTTGCCTAAGAACTTCTAACAACTCTTACAACGAAGCCTTGGGTGCTTCATTCGTTCACCACTTAGGTGAAGACAGAACTGAAAAGATCTTTGCGGGTTGGGTGAATAACTTAGCCCTTGATCCAATCAAAGGTGATACAGATCTTATCCACGCTATCGCGAGCGGAACTTGCTCTGTAGGTATTGCGAACACTTACTATTTGGCTCCTCTTGTTCGTGACAACCCAAGTTTCCCAGTGAAACCTTTCTTCTCAAACCAAAAAGACGTTGGTGCGCATATCAACGGCGTTGGTATCGGTATCACGAAAGCTTCCAAAAACTTGAAAGAAGCCAACATGCTACTTGAGTACCTTGCTTCTAAAAAAGTTCAAGAAGTTGTAGCTAACGGTTTCAGCCAATACCCATCGAACCGCACAGCTGAAATTGCTCCAACATTGATCAACTTCGGCGCATTCGTTGAAGATACAACAAACGTTGGAACGATCGCTGAAAAAGCTCCGAAAGCAAAAGAGTTGATGAATAAAGTCGGTTACAAATAA
- a CDS encoding GNAT family N-acetyltransferase, with protein sequence MMALVDQLKQTTQLRWNRVHKFKAKINMNIEVGSYVIKTAETPEELIESFRLRHEVFNQEFRGMTGAGLDFDKFDYYFDHLIIVHKELKKIIGTYRVNCSKFSKESYTALEFELQKFFSENEGPFLELGRACIHKDYRKGSIISLLWRGIAEYMNLSEAKVLFGCSSLKINSPREAALTQKYLVDQGLVSNKYPCKPTKKFTMQDFRNWYEYFDKGLTEEQSAEAQELIPSLLKSYLKLGAQVACEPAFDENFDCIDLLTVLRKEDLAQSLASRFSISK encoded by the coding sequence ATGATGGCATTAGTCGATCAATTAAAGCAAACTACGCAGCTTCGTTGGAATCGAGTCCATAAATTCAAAGCCAAAATCAATATGAATATTGAAGTCGGCTCTTATGTGATTAAAACTGCCGAGACTCCTGAAGAATTGATCGAAAGTTTTCGTCTGCGCCATGAAGTGTTCAATCAGGAATTCCGCGGAATGACGGGGGCGGGACTTGATTTTGATAAATTCGATTACTACTTCGATCATTTGATCATCGTTCATAAGGAATTGAAAAAGATCATCGGTACGTACCGTGTCAACTGCTCGAAGTTTTCTAAAGAGTCCTACACGGCCTTAGAATTTGAACTGCAAAAGTTTTTCAGCGAAAACGAAGGTCCTTTTTTGGAACTAGGCCGTGCTTGCATTCATAAAGACTATCGCAAAGGCTCGATCATTTCGCTCCTATGGAGAGGGATTGCGGAATACATGAATTTAAGTGAAGCCAAAGTTCTTTTTGGCTGTTCTAGTTTAAAAATCAATTCACCTCGCGAAGCTGCTTTGACTCAGAAGTATCTTGTCGACCAGGGCTTGGTTTCCAATAAGTATCCCTGCAAACCAACGAAGAAGTTCACGATGCAGGATTTTAGAAACTGGTATGAGTACTTCGACAAAGGACTGACGGAAGAGCAATCCGCAGAAGCGCAAGAGCTTATTCCTTCTCTTTTAAAATCTTATTTGAAGTTGGGGGCGCAGGTTGCGTGCGAACCGGCTTTTGATGAAAATTTTGATTGTATTGATTTATTAACAGTTTTGCGTAAAGAGGATTTGGCGCAAAGTTTAGCGTCTCGATTCTCGATTTCGAAGTAG
- a CDS encoding arginase, whose protein sequence is MKEINFLGLGFEVGQEQNGLKSSHEYFRQYFPFLKKQGYSLIDCGEVLSNEPYGTKIRSVDDISLFNWLPYKEAYARIQYLLKQPEVLLNWGGDHSVALATVGAFASQNPEGYIVWIDAHTDVNLPESSLSGNLHGMPLSILLNVQGIASTHFSWIQNVVRADRLIYVGVRDLDPFEKEIVRELGITAFTASDVRSQGMRTISRKVLSQVQGRPLHVSFDIDSLSPEVAPSTGVPVSQGLTLDDVTTLGRSLSQHPSLSSVDIVEVNPSLGSADDVFKTYFAALQFLMSLIHPGEIHDGISRSIKANYAASLESSP, encoded by the coding sequence ATGAAGGAAATCAATTTTCTGGGCCTGGGCTTTGAAGTGGGCCAGGAGCAAAACGGACTTAAGAGTTCTCACGAATATTTTCGTCAGTACTTTCCTTTCTTGAAGAAGCAGGGATATAGCCTGATTGATTGTGGAGAAGTCTTAAGCAACGAGCCTTACGGAACAAAGATTCGCTCTGTTGACGACATTTCTCTTTTTAATTGGCTTCCTTATAAAGAAGCCTACGCAAGAATTCAGTATCTCTTAAAACAACCCGAAGTTCTTTTAAACTGGGGTGGCGATCATAGCGTGGCTTTAGCGACGGTCGGTGCCTTTGCCTCTCAGAATCCTGAGGGCTATATTGTCTGGATTGATGCACATACGGATGTGAATCTTCCCGAATCCTCTTTGAGCGGAAACTTGCATGGAATGCCTCTTTCGATCTTGTTAAACGTGCAGGGAATTGCTTCCACTCATTTTTCTTGGATTCAGAATGTCGTGCGGGCAGACCGTCTTATTTATGTGGGTGTACGGGATCTAGATCCTTTTGAGAAAGAAATCGTGCGGGAACTAGGAATTACCGCGTTCACCGCGTCGGATGTTCGCTCTCAAGGAATGAGAACGATTTCTCGCAAAGTTCTTTCTCAAGTTCAAGGAAGACCCTTGCATGTCAGTTTTGATATCGACAGCTTAAGTCCTGAAGTAGCGCCTTCCACCGGCGTTCCTGTTTCTCAAGGATTGACGTTGGATGATGTGACGACGTTAGGACGAAGCCTTTCACAGCACCCATCTTTGAGTTCTGTAGATATCGTAGAGGTGAATCCCTCGTTGGGAAGCGCTGACGATGTCTTTAAAACCTATTTTGCAGCTCTTCAATTTTTAATGTCCTTGATTCACCCGGGGGAAATCCATGATGGCATTAGTCGATCAATTAAAGCAAACTACGCAGCTTCGTTGGAATCGAGTCCATAA
- a CDS encoding phosphoribosyltransferase: MATFLKQKGHPLNRDSVLLALPRGGVPIAHELSHSLDIPYDVLIVRKIGHPENEEFGIGALTEGNFFLINPDIPAEFRPSETAVQKTIDKEKKELERRRQLYRGGRDLKELKGKTVYLVDDGLATGVTARIAAKYVQSKGANEVYLAVPAGSLRAAQEMREEIDDVLCPLETDAFAFVGQFYETFGQVSDEEVIQLLRLRQKTHS; this comes from the coding sequence TTGGCCACCTTCCTAAAACAGAAAGGCCATCCTCTTAATCGCGATTCTGTTTTGTTAGCTCTCCCTCGAGGTGGGGTGCCTATTGCGCACGAACTATCTCATTCTCTGGACATCCCGTATGATGTTCTTATCGTACGAAAAATTGGTCATCCCGAAAATGAGGAATTTGGTATCGGGGCCCTGACAGAAGGAAACTTTTTTTTGATCAATCCAGACATACCGGCAGAATTTAGACCTTCCGAAACGGCCGTGCAAAAAACAATAGATAAAGAGAAGAAAGAACTCGAGCGGCGCAGACAGCTATACCGTGGCGGCAGAGACCTGAAAGAGCTTAAAGGTAAGACAGTCTATCTGGTCGATGACGGTCTTGCGACGGGAGTCACGGCGCGAATTGCCGCTAAGTATGTGCAAAGCAAGGGAGCTAATGAGGTCTATCTTGCCGTGCCTGCAGGTTCCCTCAGAGCGGCGCAGGAAATGCGCGAAGAAATAGATGATGTTCTTTGTCCTTTAGAAACCGACGCCTTTGCCTTCGTGGGGCAATTTTATGAAACCTTCGGGCAGGTCTCTGACGAAGAAGTGATTCAACTTCTTCGCTTACGACAGAAGACACATTCATAA
- a CDS encoding ArsR/SmtB family transcription factor, with amino-acid sequence MTKTTHPSTDTQNPKDLRKGVYETISQIVSAFASPARLKIVQILAQAECSVEELSIETGESVANVSQHLQRLARMKIVSCERRKLSRIYRVTNPMVLQLWEGFQNLAHEVDEELNHKEDLLTDSTLLADETPGEVFDLVAEGKALLVDARTAKESAMTKVPGALAIPAEILVKSTHPKTLGLLKTKPVYVYCRGRYCSYATEAVRHLRAHGYKAYRLRDSPFQLQLIQGDKI; translated from the coding sequence ATGACGAAAACAACTCACCCTTCGACTGATACGCAAAATCCCAAAGACCTTCGCAAAGGTGTCTATGAGACCATCAGTCAAATTGTTTCTGCATTTGCTTCTCCAGCGCGTTTAAAAATCGTTCAGATTTTGGCGCAAGCCGAGTGTAGTGTTGAAGAACTCTCCATTGAAACGGGCGAATCAGTCGCAAATGTTTCGCAACATTTACAACGACTTGCTCGAATGAAAATCGTGAGTTGTGAGCGTCGCAAACTCAGTCGTATCTATCGAGTCACCAATCCCATGGTTCTTCAACTATGGGAGGGATTTCAGAATCTAGCTCACGAAGTGGATGAGGAATTAAATCACAAAGAAGATCTTTTGACGGACTCAACATTGCTTGCAGATGAAACTCCGGGTGAAGTATTTGATCTGGTAGCAGAGGGCAAGGCTCTGCTTGTGGACGCTCGCACAGCTAAAGAATCTGCGATGACAAAAGTCCCTGGAGCTTTAGCGATTCCTGCAGAAATTCTTGTTAAATCCACTCATCCAAAAACTTTGGGTTTGCTGAAAACAAAACCTGTGTATGTGTATTGTCGAGGACGGTATTGTTCCTATGCGACTGAAGCTGTCCGCCACTTACGTGCACACGGTTATAAAGCCTATCGATTAAGAGATAGCCCCTTCCAACTTCAATTGATTCAGGGAGATAAAATATGA
- a CDS encoding lysophospholipid acyltransferase family protein yields MKAITSLTDSVGLFAKTYHYLQKSKHPEASVEDLKLQWAQDMLSRLRIDLAVSGKVSEQKSLLFLGNHVSYLDIPLLMSTVRGLSFVAKEEVGSWPIIGSAAKKIDTVFVRRESGSSRQLARQSVQEALSNGQRIAIFPSGTTCMHEKKVWRRGAFEIAYEKNFFFQPFRITYLPLRAAAYIDDDFLPSHLYNLFGLERIHAKLEFHEPVQIKDPVVDCEYWQKWTKDFVTASQN; encoded by the coding sequence ATGAAAGCCATTACATCATTGACTGATTCTGTGGGACTCTTCGCAAAAACCTATCACTACTTGCAAAAATCAAAACATCCCGAAGCCAGCGTGGAGGATCTAAAACTTCAATGGGCGCAAGACATGCTTTCTCGCTTGCGTATTGATCTTGCAGTATCAGGGAAGGTTTCAGAGCAAAAGTCGCTGCTGTTCTTGGGAAATCACGTAAGCTATCTCGACATTCCCCTTCTTATGAGCACCGTACGAGGTCTTTCTTTCGTCGCGAAAGAAGAAGTCGGTTCTTGGCCCATCATCGGATCGGCTGCAAAAAAAATTGATACTGTGTTTGTGAGGCGCGAAAGCGGATCTTCTCGACAGCTCGCAAGGCAATCTGTCCAGGAAGCTTTAAGCAATGGTCAGCGCATAGCCATTTTCCCTTCAGGGACGACTTGCATGCACGAAAAGAAAGTATGGCGTCGAGGAGCTTTTGAAATCGCTTACGAAAAGAATTTTTTCTTTCAACCTTTTCGTATTACTTATTTACCCTTAAGAGCCGCAGCCTATATCGACGACGACTTTTTGCCATCGCATTTGTACAATCTTTTTGGCTTAGAACGAATTCACGCCAAATTGGAATTCCACGAACCGGTGCAAATTAAAGATCCGGTCGTGGATTGTGAATACTGGCAGAAATGGACCAAAGACTTCGTCACTGCCAGCCAAAACTAA
- a CDS encoding kelch repeat-containing protein, whose protein sequence is MLVLLPLLSGCTLEVQIDSADEVVFPSLDTTINSSKPSRNHYPSIKRALNTATTLLNKKILVAGGAYDTSPIPATTALTSVELYDPETGVWSQAENLPQARLNHTATLLQDGKVLLIGGTTANDGSACLNTTAIYDPTSGTWSTAASLTTGRCYHTATLLEDGRVVVMGGRTTNTNVLTTSNYSSSVEIYNPGTNTWTSAAAMSAARAYHSAVLLKNGKILVVGGRNTSTLLTTALYNPSGNSWAAGQSLTKSRKDHTATRLPDGKVVIIGGVDGTTALTDTTIFDPTLGVNGTFSDGAPLSVVRKSHTATLVGDKIFVVGGGTATTAYKDTLMYNPSTNQWSTLDDLEVGPRIFHTANIAGKYLVVLGGIPSPSTTASVHATPEKLDLSAYVWKSEASMSVDRFIPAAALLKNGKVLVAGGLSTAPTFVYQASSEIFDPSTNTWSAAASLPAARVRSTATVLSNGKVLVVGGQDGAGTFNSSVIYDSDSDTWSSGPSMSHYRSAHTATLLPNGKVLIIGGTGDMGGTSLPAPAEIYDPTTNSWSLTPNMPTPSYFHTATLVPDGTGGKVFVIGGSSTTFLASLQIYDIASNSWSVAASLTEARSGHTVTYLNGKLIVAGGYSPSGALSSVEIYDIASNTWSAGASLLVARNAAGAIALASGKVLVIGGQSTTGAGLVSSEIYDPATNTWTMDQRTLNEGRAMSPIFTLNDGRLLLVGGADPANAMATVESYSLSPMTSPEWKAPSLLTGRSYHTATLLNDGRVFVAGGVEGANPATSTRIYTPSSNTWTTGPNLSTFRGYHTATLLTSGKVFIAGGMNANNDAIQTADVYDPNTNSITTINMVVPRMLHSAIPLPGGKVLVSGGTNNITSITTKNEICDPALGSCTASSDRPNGSYDLAVALKTGEYLFVGPFGVNLYQPLTDTWTAAASMTSPRAYHTAITLASGKVLALGGVDVSTGNPTTTTEIYDPTTNSWSAGPSLDAALLFPVANLLSSGEVVLTGGLVGISTTSDKNVRVYDPVANRWTLAQPLKEARSHHTATLLKNGHLMVYGGENSTFGALPFWEQVFEP, encoded by the coding sequence ATGTTGGTTCTTTTGCCGCTGTTGAGTGGTTGTACTTTGGAAGTCCAAATCGACTCCGCTGATGAAGTCGTTTTTCCTAGTCTTGATACAACAATAAACTCGTCTAAGCCTTCCAGAAATCATTATCCTTCGATTAAAAGAGCTTTAAATACCGCAACCACTTTATTGAATAAAAAAATTCTTGTAGCTGGTGGCGCCTACGATACCTCTCCCATCCCGGCTACGACTGCACTTACTAGCGTAGAGCTTTATGATCCAGAAACAGGAGTTTGGTCACAAGCCGAAAATCTTCCGCAGGCAAGATTGAACCACACCGCCACTTTACTTCAAGACGGAAAAGTTCTGCTAATTGGTGGAACTACGGCTAACGACGGCTCCGCTTGTCTAAACACCACGGCCATATATGACCCGACTTCAGGCACCTGGAGTACGGCCGCATCTTTAACGACCGGCCGTTGTTATCACACGGCGACTCTTTTAGAAGATGGCCGTGTTGTCGTTATGGGTGGACGAACGACCAACACCAACGTTCTTACAACTTCGAATTACAGCAGTTCTGTCGAGATTTATAATCCTGGAACCAATACGTGGACGTCGGCGGCGGCGATGTCGGCGGCGCGCGCTTATCACAGCGCGGTTTTACTAAAGAACGGAAAAATTCTTGTCGTCGGAGGACGAAACACTTCTACTCTTCTCACAACGGCACTTTACAATCCGAGCGGCAACTCGTGGGCTGCAGGCCAGTCGCTAACTAAATCCAGAAAAGATCACACGGCCACCCGGCTTCCAGATGGAAAGGTTGTTATTATCGGCGGAGTCGATGGCACGACCGCACTCACTGACACTACGATCTTTGATCCGACATTGGGGGTTAATGGAACTTTTTCAGACGGGGCCCCGTTAAGCGTCGTTCGCAAATCTCACACAGCGACTCTTGTCGGGGATAAAATTTTTGTTGTCGGTGGAGGAACAGCTACCACGGCTTACAAAGACACGCTGATGTATAATCCATCGACGAATCAATGGAGCACTTTAGATGATCTGGAAGTTGGCCCCCGCATTTTCCACACAGCGAATATTGCTGGAAAATATTTAGTGGTTCTAGGCGGAATTCCCTCACCAAGCACTACCGCATCTGTTCACGCCACACCTGAAAAATTGGATCTTTCTGCTTATGTGTGGAAATCAGAAGCCTCAATGTCGGTGGATCGCTTCATTCCTGCTGCGGCACTTTTGAAAAATGGAAAAGTATTAGTCGCTGGTGGTTTATCAACGGCTCCAACGTTTGTGTATCAAGCCTCCAGTGAAATCTTTGATCCTTCTACCAATACTTGGAGTGCAGCGGCTTCCCTTCCCGCAGCACGTGTGCGCAGTACAGCCACTGTTCTTTCTAATGGCAAAGTCTTGGTAGTTGGCGGTCAAGACGGCGCAGGTACTTTTAATTCGAGTGTCATTTATGATTCCGATTCTGATACTTGGAGTTCAGGACCCTCCATGTCTCACTATCGCTCTGCACATACCGCGACACTTTTACCGAATGGAAAAGTTCTGATCATCGGTGGTACTGGCGATATGGGTGGTACGTCCCTTCCCGCCCCCGCTGAAATTTACGATCCCACGACAAACTCGTGGAGCTTAACTCCGAATATGCCCACTCCTAGTTACTTCCACACCGCGACGCTGGTACCTGATGGGACAGGTGGAAAAGTTTTTGTCATTGGCGGATCATCGACCACCTTTTTAGCGTCATTGCAAATTTACGATATCGCTTCGAACTCTTGGTCCGTGGCAGCCTCTCTGACGGAAGCGCGATCGGGCCATACTGTGACATATTTAAATGGAAAACTTATTGTGGCCGGGGGTTACAGTCCTTCGGGCGCCTTAAGCTCAGTTGAGATCTATGATATCGCAAGCAACACTTGGAGTGCAGGCGCTTCGCTTTTAGTGGCGCGAAATGCCGCAGGAGCTATCGCACTGGCGAGTGGAAAAGTATTAGTGATTGGTGGTCAATCCACAACTGGTGCCGGCCTTGTCAGTTCTGAAATTTATGATCCTGCTACTAACACATGGACGATGGATCAAAGAACTCTCAATGAAGGCCGAGCGATGTCTCCTATTTTCACGTTGAATGACGGCCGTCTTCTTCTCGTCGGTGGCGCAGATCCAGCAAATGCCATGGCCACGGTTGAGTCTTACAGTCTTAGCCCGATGACTTCTCCAGAATGGAAAGCTCCATCACTTTTAACAGGCAGATCTTATCACACGGCGACCTTGCTGAACGATGGCCGAGTGTTCGTCGCTGGCGGAGTTGAAGGCGCAAATCCTGCAACAAGCACGAGGATATATACGCCTTCTTCGAACACGTGGACGACGGGACCGAATCTTTCCACGTTCCGCGGATATCACACGGCGACACTTTTAACTTCGGGAAAAGTATTTATCGCGGGCGGAATGAATGCGAACAACGATGCAATCCAGACTGCTGACGTGTATGATCCAAACACGAACTCGATCACAACGATAAACATGGTCGTACCTCGCATGCTCCATTCGGCAATCCCTTTGCCTGGAGGGAAAGTTCTTGTTTCGGGTGGGACCAACAATATCACATCTATAACTACCAAAAATGAAATTTGTGATCCCGCTCTAGGCTCCTGCACGGCTTCCTCGGATCGCCCTAATGGTTCTTACGATCTCGCCGTTGCCTTAAAGACAGGGGAATATTTATTTGTAGGCCCTTTTGGAGTTAATCTTTATCAGCCTCTTACTGATACGTGGACTGCGGCGGCTTCAATGACCTCACCGCGCGCTTACCATACGGCAATCACATTGGCCTCTGGAAAAGTTCTGGCTCTGGGAGGAGTGGATGTGAGCACCGGCAACCCCACAACCACGACGGAGATTTATGATCCTACCACAAACTCCTGGAGTGCTGGTCCTTCCTTGGATGCGGCACTGCTCTTTCCGGTAGCAAATCTTCTGTCTTCCGGCGAAGTCGTGCTTACGGGCGGCTTGGTCGGCATTTCAACGACGTCCGATAAAAATGTTCGCGTGTATGACCCAGTAGCAAATCGGTGGACGTTAGCGCAGCCATTGAAAGAAGCTCGCAGTCATCACACGGCGACGCTTTTAAAAAACGGACATCTGATGGTCTATGGAGGAGAGAATTCCACCTTTGGCGCTCTCCCCTTCTGGGAACAAGTTTTTGAACCTTAG